The genomic stretch GCGAGCAGAGGCCTGTGAGCTGGATCGGCTCCAGCCTCCCGGGGGAAAGAGGGTGCCCAGAGGCTCCTGCTACCCTCTCTCTGCACTTCTTTCTGTTCATCTCTTTCCTGTAACTTTGCAGCTTCTCattgtttcctcctttcttttttctcctgtctcacattccttttgcttttcctccccctttcccccctctcCTCTTACCTTGAGTTTGCAGCGTTTTCCCAAGCGGGCcgagcagaggggctgggcctccGGGGCCACACACCGCCCTCCCCTACTCTCAGCTCCCCAAACTCAGGGAATCCGAAGGTCCAGTGGGGACACCGAGATCAGCCCACAGCTGGCCTCGGTCACCGCCCTGAGGGGATgagcaggaggggagagaggccctCGCCCCAGAGCAGCCCACTActtacttcttcttctctttgtctcttttcagAGTCTGTGAGCCTCCAGCCTGGGAGCCCTGGGACTGGAGCAGCTCGGCTGCcgtctttctctgtttgaaagCGTTCACTTCATCATCCAGGGATTTCTTCTTATCCTCCAGCTTCTTCTTCTCGTCCTGGTGTAGTTTCTTCAGACGGTCAAACTTCTCATGCAGCTGGCAGGGAAGCACAGGGAGTTTGGGGAGACCCCCTGTGAGCAGATCCCAGCTGagcccgggggtggggtggggtggggatgggcaggCTTGCGACCCTCAGGACCCTGGGACCTGACGAGCCATTTCTGCCAGGGACGGCTATGATGGCACCAAAGGGCACCATGTTCTGGATAGTTCCCTTCTGCCATCTTACCTCTGTGTTTCTGCTGCGGAATATGGTCAGGGAACCGTGCATTCTGCTTAAtcaagcattttatttaaaagagtcCCCAGAGTTACTACATATGGATAAAAATAACATCAATGATAATAtagaacatttactgagtgcttattataGGCCAGGCACTGACTTTTataagcactttatatgtattagctcatttaaccATCACAACCGCCCTATGAGGTAGATTCTGTTATTGTCTGCATTTTATAAGGAAATAGAAGGTATGAGAAGTTAAggagtttgcccaaggtcaactcattctttttatttatttattttcggctgcattgggtcttccttgctgcgcgcaggctttctctagttgcggcgagcgggggctattcttcgctgcagtacgcgggcttctcattgcggtggcttctcttgttgcggagcacgggctctaggcacgcgggcttcagtagttgtggctcgcaggctctagagcgcaggctcagtagttgtggcacacgggcttagttactctgtggcatgtgggatcttcccggaccaaggatggaaccctgtcccctgccctgcatcggcaggcggattcttaaccactgcgccaccagggaagtccttcaacTCATTCTTTAGATGATTAAATAATGACATCTCTCTCAATATGAAAGGGGTCCCTGCCTTTTCTTATTCCCTCCAATCAGGGAGATCATGGGGAGTTGCAGAGAAAATTTCAGCAGTGCCGAAGCTGGTCAAAGACAAGACTTGTTCTTGGACATGGAAGGAgataaaagaattttagaaaatgggATGATTGCGGAAACCTCAGCTTTGATCAAGGGGAGGCTTAACTAGCCCTGAATAGAGCCAGAGACCCAAAGGAGAAGAGCAAGAATATTCTGGCATGCCACTGTGATAAGTGGATCAGAGAGCTAGGGGTGTAGGTGGTAACAAACTAGAATGTGATAAACTACCCTGAATAGTAAGAGCGGCCCAAGcatcatttcactttcttttgagGATTCAGGAGGGAATGGAGGGTTCTGCAGCACTCACAGTACACTGTGAAGGAGGTCACGTGTCCTCCAGGTATCTGGGACTGTCACTGAGTAAGGGGTGGTGGATGACAGACCTGCTGTGTAAACCAGCTTTTGCTAGTCACTTGGGGCAGGCTGGTGGTGGAAGCTCTGCTGATCAGTTGCTTTCGCCTGGCTTTTGTTCACTGgcctttcattcattttctttatcgTTGAGATCCCCTCACCTGTCTTCCTAAAAGTACTGGGTGatattattcttttgaaaagTGAAACTGAAATGAAGTCAGTTCTCTTGCCATGGGCTTTGGCAATAACACCGGACAGCAGATTAAAAGAGGAAGAGGCTTGGGAAGTAATTAAGTGCTTCCTTTCTTTATGGGTTTCGAGGCCCAGAGAGCTGAAGCAGTTGCTGACGTGACCAAAACTGTGGCCGAGGCCAATTAATCTGGCAGCAGTAGGGGAATCGGTAGTGGGACCTTGGAGGCAAGGCAATGGTTAGAGGGCTAAATGCACTCTACTCTATTAGTCACGGCTTAAGTAATGAAAACTCCAGATAGACCATCAAGCCTTAGTTTAAAGACTTGCTAGAGCCGCACAAATGTTTCTTTAATGCTAGCATGAAATGGAATAGAATATTCAAGTGGATGGGGAAATGCAGCAGCTGTCACTGGTTTAGGATTCAGCAAGGTACCTAGGACTCCCCGGGACCATCTTTCCTCATGGCCCTCAGGGCAAGCAGGATGGAGCAGGACTGCGAAGAAAGTGATCAACTGTCCCTACTGGGCTCCGAACTCCCAgaaagggtgggggtgggggggaaatatCAGCCCGCCCCCGACCTCGAGGGGCTAGGTCAGGTCTTGACTCTTGAGTGGCGCTGCCCGATAGAACTTTCTGTGGCATGAGggttgagcatttgaaatgtggctaatgcaaCTTATAAACTGAGTTTTAAACTGTACTTAATttcaattcatttaaatttaaatagctacatgGGCTAGCAGCTACCATATGGGACAGTGCGGCTCTAGTGAACTAAGTAACAGAGAATGAGAAAACATCCCGACCTTGGGGAATGAGGGATGGAGAAGACACAGATCTCACAGCCTCCTCTGTGCCAGCCAAGGCACGGTGACAGATGCTGCGCCCCGTTCCTGCCCGGAGGCCGCAAGACTCCCCCAGCTGCTCTCTTGGGGCAGGAACCCCTGTCTTGCCCAAGTTCagcctccttttccttcccaccTGGCACGCAGGCTCACATTTacctctttttctgcctctttaaGTTCAGCTTCTTTCTCTTTGACTCTCTGGACGAACATCTGTctcatctcctcttcttttttctggagCTCCCCTAGGAACTCATTCCTTTTGGCCTCATACGTCTCCTGTAAGCTGCGAACATGGTCAGGTTAATTCCCCTGCCTTTGGAATGGCTCCTGTTCACTGAAAACTGGGCCCAGTGATCCTCCCTGGGTTCTCCCACCCTCTCTTCCTCAATTCTGTGGGACGTGCAAAAGCAGAAGCATAGAGCTATGGGCACCTGGACTGGCACGTGACAGCAGGGTCACGGGGTGCTGCGGGGTTATGGGGCCACCCCAGTGAACCCGAGAGATATCTGAAACTGATCACATTGATGGACGATTTCAACAAACACTTGATGAGACTCCACCACGTGCTGGACACAGAAATAAGTGATACTATGCTAGTTACTCAGTATCTAGAGCCAAGAGCCACTGTGCCtgccaaggagctcacagtctagtgggagatGCCTGGGTTaagtctccctgcccccggcCTGGACTTAGTTTTAAAGAAATAGGAGTTAGCCTGGTGAACAGGAAGAGGATGTGTGCTCCGAAGAGGGGAGCCTGTGGAAGGGCACATGTGGAGAAGGAATGGCACACCTGGCTGGAGTAGTGGGAGATGAGGTTCCTGAATGTGGCAGGAGAGAGCAGGCATTGGATGCCATGTTAAGACTTAGATGTTTTAAGCAGGGCTGACTTGATACAGTTTGAAAATGGGAAAGACCGCTCTGGGCATTGTGTGAAGGACGGACTTTCCAACAATCCAAGTAAGAAATGACAGGATCTTAATTAACGTCAAGGGCTGGGAAGGAATGTGGGAATGGGAGACAAGCGAGGGAAGCAGAACTCCCAGGACTTGGGAGGAGTCAAAGATGATTCTGGTTTTTCGACCTGGGCAACCAGATGGATGGTGGTGCCATGTACTACGACAGGGAACACTGGAGAAGGAGTACGTTTAAGGAGATGAATTAAATTTGAGACAGCTTGAGTTTCAGGTACATCCTCTATGGGACAGCCAAGTGAAAATATCCAGTAAGCAGTGGGATCACTGGGTTTGGAGCTCAAAAGTAAGATGTTAGCTTAGGAGTAATCTATTTCTAGGTGGTAATTAGGGCTGTGAGAGTAGAACGAACCAGCTGCAAAGAACATAGAGAGTGAAAAGAGCAGAGGCCATCAGAAAGAACGGGGAAAGGAAGAAGCTGAACAAAATGAACCTGTCGATGAGGCTTTGAAGGAGTAGCAGCGCACGCGACAGGACTGAAACCAGCCAGACCAGTGCTAGAAAAGCCAACGGCAGAGAGAATTTcgggaaggaggcagaggggacGAGTATCAAATGCTATGTTGAGACTACAAAAAGATGGGACTCAGAGGCCACAGTGGAATTGGCCGTGAGTATGTGACTGCTGACCTTGGAGAGAGGCGTCTGCATTCAGTGGTGCAGTGGAGGCGGAAGCCAGTAAATACGGAACAATTCTTTCCCCTTCCCATCACAGCCAAACTCCTTGACAGGGCGGAGGCTGGTGACGAGGAGCAGGGTGAGGGAGAGTTTCTTTAGGATGAGAATGTCTGCCTGCAACATGGAAAGGAGCCAGCAGAGAAAACGTGCAGAGGGCAAAAACGTGGGAAACGGTGGTAGTCAGGATGGAGCCGACCTAGGAGGGGAGGAGACTAGACGACACCTCTTCCCCCGCAGGTGCAGATTAAAGCTGtcggaagggaaggagggagaaagcaaAGGCAACGCCCACTAGAGAGACCAGCATGTTTTCCTCCAACTCCAGGGGCTCCGGCAGCCCCTGTCCATGAAAGGGGCGTTCACTCGCCCCTCCAGAACCAGGCATCCCCAAAGGAATGGCTATGCTTTGCCCCCACGTTGGCTTTCTGCTGTGAACAAGTACTGTGGGATCTCAGAGGCCATTTGAAGGCCATCTTATCCCACGAGCATCCCCCTAACTTGCTTATCGAGGCCTGACAGCTCCTGAAAGGGGACCTGAGCTCCAATAAAGGACACCACGTGGTAATTTACAATGTGGGGCTTACGTCACACATCATGCATCTAGATCAAACACTTAAACATATAGCTCCCATCAGCATAGTTATTTGAAAGCATTTGAAGCAATGTTTTCAAAAACATTCCTCTTCTCTGAAAGCATCTTCGATTCTGACTTGAAATGTCAATGATTATTAACATCCTGTGGTCAAAACAAAACTTGTCCTTGAACACAAACACTAAGGACAGCGACTGAAGAGCCAGAAGTTCATCAACACTTGTGCAATGACTGCTGCCTGGTCCCATCTGGTTTTGATAACAGGGAGGGGGCTAGAGAACAGACTGGAAACCCGACGGAGCAGAAGGAGCCTGATGTAGAAAGTAGGGCAGTGGCCAGACACAAACTGCCACGTGGCGGAACAAGGCCCGGGCTCAGGGCTCGCAGCTGCCGTGTGAATGCTTGTGGCGGCGATACAACCGGCCTCGCCCATCCCctggcctcctccctgcccccacccttaTAAGCAGGACAGCAATGCTTACCAAGCCCGTCCTGCCACAGCTCCCCCTGGCAGGTGTACCAAGGCAGAGAAGGGACGGCCAAGTGGAAGTGGCGAGCGACTTAGCCCTGTGGCTCCAGGTCTGGGCACCCGTGTCTCACCTCCCCTGTGAATTCTCCAGGGCGAGGCTTCCCCAccgccccccggccccgccctgcATCGTGTGCGCTGAGCTGAGCTGGGCCGGGCTGGTGGGAGAGGTACCTGAAGGGTTTGCTGTCGGGGTCGGTGTCCTTAAAGCCCATCTCCTCCAGCTTACAGCGGCGGTACAGCTCATAGTGCCGGCTGTGGGTCTGCTCCCGGAGGTCCTCCATGTTGACCCGGATCAGCATCTCCCGCAGCTTCACAAAGTCGCAGTGGGCTTCATTTTCAACTGCACAGCAGTGGTTGGGGTATTGGAAAGGAAGGTCACAAGAAGCAGAAACGGACAAAATGAGACGGGAAATGTCTAACAGTGATCGCCTTTCAATCTGTGTATATAGAGCTCGCAATTTTGCCTCCTAATTGGCTTTTCTACTAAAAAGGCAAATGAAAAGTTACAAGAATGACAGTAATGGAAAACTGCAATACCGTAAAAATATCTAAGAAGACATTCATTAGCACCTCAACCCAAATTCACCCATCAGACATTCACAGGAATGTTTGCTCCGCACCACTTTTAGGACGATGGCAAATGCACATTCAACCATCCATCTGATAAATACTTGCAGAATTTCTGTTCCCAGGATTGTGTGAGGCACTGGAAATTCAAAAACATGGAGTCTTGCCTGTAGGAGCTTCCAGTTTAGTGGAAGAACATGATACAATGCAAAAATTACCAACATGGAGGTATATAGCCAAGATGCAACAAAAACCCAGAAAAGCCCGGGGGCCTGAGAACTCCAGGGAGAGTGAAGGCTTCAACAAAGAGATGACAGACCCCTAAGATGACTCTTGAAGGAAGGCTAGGAATTAATCAGGCAGATAAGGGACTCATCCTTGCAAGATCTCAATGAGGTCAGGCAAGGTTACACAACTAGAAGTCGCAGGGTTAGGATTGCAATCCAGGTCCTCTAAAGGAGAGACAAAGGCTATGACCAGGCGCCAAAGTCCAAAGAATAAGGGAGAAGAACTAGGACATCAATAGATGACAGTGACAAGGAGGGATGTGGACCACAGGTGTGGCCCATCTGTATGGTAGAAGCTTCAAAGGAGGTGTTTTTAGAGGGTGGATAATGGCCTGATGGCAGCAATGATGACCAGGACAGAGTGGGCCCCACTTTCCAGCCTGAGTGAACAAGCTCCCTCCTCAAAAGAGTGTGGCAAAGGTCTGCGTTTGGGGCAGTGGCCAAGAAGGACAGAGGTGTGGACCCGATCCCAGCAAGGGGACTTCGGGTCACGAGCAGTGCTCTGGCACGTGTCTCCGGGCATGGCTCCACCTTGCTGGAATGGAGAGATGTGGCCCGACCACATGGGGACAGTAGCATCTGAGATGATGAACAGGCACAGTCACCCCAGATTCTGTCTCACGGGTCTGGGAGAAGGttgtggggacagggagggacacGGGGATGACAGGGTGGGGCAGGGTTGCAGCATATTGCATTGCGGTCATCAGAGCAATCTTTCCAAAGCCCAAATCAGCTCACATAACCCCTTTGCCTAAGACACACTGCCTCTGGGAGAAAGCCCCTCGCTGTCATAGAACATATCAGCGTTAAGTCAGGCAACTCCTCAGGACAATCTCCTCCTCCATCCCTGGAGAGTGGTCCCTGATGGCCAGTCACAAGGAGTGACTCCAAGGCCCTGCAAGGCCCAGACAATGCATGGCTTGTCTCACTCAAACAGAACCACGAACTCCGACTTACAAGAAACACTTGGAAAACCCCCTTTGTTGGTTGGGTGTGGGGTGGTCTGAATCCGAGTATGTCATTGGGACCACGTCTGCTAGCTTCTCCTCATTTCACCTCAGGTTCCTGTCTCTCAGACTCCAAAATTCACTCCCAGGGTGGGACTGTTGGTCCAGAAAGCATTTGCAAATGTTCTGGGAGGAGCATCCCCAGACCCAAATGGTAGAGAAGACCAAAACCTAGCATGGTTCTGATGACCAGCGTTGTCCTTACCCGCGGCAAAGCCAGCTATCGCCGGAGGATGTCTGGCGTGCCCCAGAGCCTGCCAGCCCTTGATGTGATGTGGACAACTTCCCACCAGCTTCTGGTTGTTTGCTCAGTGGCCGGAATCAGTTTACAGTAAACCAGCCACCCTCTCACACACGGTGCCCCTGCCGTCTGCCACCCAGCGTATGGCTGGAGACTCGGAGGACCAGACACCTCGTACACCCATGGCAATGTCCTGGGCCTTATCCACTGAACTGACTAGTACCACATAATATGTGTCAGGCAGACCACAAAAGGAAATTTCCTAAGCCCGTAGGCAATAcgtctgtttttaatttgcaaaataaTCATACATACAAAAGAGTGCTTGAAATGTACaatttaaaggtttaaaaaaaaaaaaagaagaacaccGATGTATCCATGGCCCAGGTGAAACGTTACCAGGGCCCTAGAAGTCCCTTTGAGTCCCTGATCTCATGCCTCTCCTTCCCTGCAACAAGACTTAACCACTAGCCTGAGTTGGGGATTTATCCTtcctttggttttctttatagttttaccacTTATGCATGAATTCCTAAAGTTTAGTTTTATCTACTTTTGGaatccatataaatggaatcatacggcCTGTCTTCTATGATTTACTCAGCTCAGTGTTATGTTTCTGAGATGCATTGCTGTAGATGTAACTAAAGTCCATCCATTTTcgttgctgaataatattgcattattTGAACATTCCACAATTCTCCCAATCTATTTTTAATGGCCGTCTGGCTTGTTTCTAATTATTTGCTATtatgaacagtgctgctgtggACACTGCTGTCGGTCTCCTGGTACACTCAGGCGAGTACACGTGCTTTCTCACACACTCTTTCCTACCCTACTCCAAgtacattcatttttgttttaagaatgcTTTCTCCATTACAGACGAAGAGAGCCTGCTCACCGCAGAGAATCCAGGTGTGGAGCCAGAGTTTGCCTGCTGGCAACACCTACGGATGTTTGAGGCCCAAGCTGAATGAGTAGAGACTGGGGACAAGTTAGGGACTGGTCACACAGGGGCTGAGGACAAGcaaagagacagacagaagggGATCCCTGAGCGCAGCCCCCCTCCTGGAGATTCACTCACCCTGCACCGTGCCCCAGGGATACTGCCGCACCTTCACCATCTTGTTCCCTATCTTCAGTTCTTCTGTGCTGCCAATGACAGCAAACGGCAGGTGGGCCTAGAACGGGAGGCAGACAAAAGCTCTGAACTCCGAGGAAAGGCACTGAGCAACCCCCAGTTCAGCTGCTGGTCAGCGCCAGCGCTCCAGCTGCAGTGTCCCTCACTGTCGCCATTATCAAGAGACCTTTCTTAAGCTCCCGAGCTGTGTAGGGAGAATAGGCCTAGTCCAAGCTCCTGCTGTTCAGAAATTCACAATCGAAGGTAACAAGGACACGGCCGAGTGCGTAGGGAACAGAGACAGTAAGTAAGCAGAATAATAAGCAGATACACAGATCAGCCAGCTGGTCAGTCTTCACAGTTGCCGAGGGGAAGAGCCTTTGGAGCACAGGTGAGTGGGATGAGGGGGGCTATGTGTGGAGAGAGACTAAAGGAGAACCAAGGGGCTGGGATCACTGCCCCCCCTTCCCGGCGTGTGACAGCGCCGAGAATAGGCACATACAGAGACCACACTGCTGACTGAGATGGACGCTCCTTCCCCAGAGCAAGAGCTCGCATTGAGCTCTTGAGCCTAGAAGTCAAGTCCCCAAGCATTTACCCACGTGCCCATCCCTGTGCGGGGTTCTGTGTCAGGGGCTGTACGGGAAGCAAAAGGAGTAGAAGACACACTATCTCGCCCTCGGAGAGCTTACACTCTGGTTGGGGAAGACTGAATTACGTACCCCAAATCACATAAGACAGAATATGCCCAAGGGCTCAAGTGTATGGTCTGGTGCcctgtacacagtaggtgcttaataaatactccCTGAATGGCAGTGGCACGACCACAGaatagcagaggaaagaaaagtacaAATGCTTGCAGGGGAGGGGGGGGTAACAAGGAGCGAGGCCTGGAGAAGAGGCAGCCACCCCCATCTGGTAGCGTGGGACCTGGGACACCGGCACTGCACCCCATTCCACAGGGAGCCAGCCAGGTTAGAAGTCTGAGTCACCACCGGCCAAATGGAAGCACTGAATAAATACTGTTTACAAACCAGGTGATCCTGGGTGGAGTTTTAGCCAAAAGGGCTTTACAGAGAAGGCACAAGTCCACTGGAACAAGCTTTCTTAGCCTGCTTGGAGAAACAGGCTTCAATCTCAGATATTCTGACCCACTTGCTCACTCATCCagtctacaaatatttactgagctcctactatgtgccaggcattaagAAGAATACAACTCCGAAAAAGCTCAGAGCCTGCCCCTGGCAAGTGCACAGTGTGGTAAGGGAAAGACGCACCAACAGTGATAATACAGTCAAGGTCCAGACTATGAACAGAGGCTTGAGGGCTGGAGGAACTCAGAGGAAGGAGAAGCTAATTCCGTGGGAAGTCAAAGCAGGCTTCACAGAGTAGGTAGTAGCAATCGTACTAACGGGATTGGGAGCTATGGACCTGACATTAGCAGCAGCTCTGTTTCCCACGTACCAGGTGCTCTAC from Phocoena phocoena chromosome X, mPhoPho1.1, whole genome shotgun sequence encodes the following:
- the SEPTIN6 gene encoding septin-6 isoform X2, with translation MDTLFNTKFEGEPATHTQPGVQLQSNTYDLQESNVGLKLTIVSTVGFGDQINKEDSYRPIVEFIDAQFEAYLQEELKIRRLLHNYHDSRIHACLYFIAPTGHSLKSLDLVTMKKLDSKVNVIPIIAKSDAISKSELTKFKIKITSELVSNGVQIYQFPTDDEAVAEVNGTMNAHLPFAVIGSTEELKIGNKMVKVRQYPWGTVQVENEAHCDFVKLREMLIRVNMEDLREQTHSRHYELYRRCKLEEMGFKDTDPDSKPFSLQETYEAKRNEFLGELQKKEEEMRQMFVQRVKEKEAELKEAEKELHEKFDRLKKLHQDEKKKLEDKKKSLDDEVNAFKQRKTAAELLQSQGSQAGGSQTLKRDKEKKNNPWLCTE